Proteins encoded in a region of the Canis lupus dingo isolate Sandy chromosome 17, ASM325472v2, whole genome shotgun sequence genome:
- the FLG gene encoding filaggrin isoform X4: MSTLLENIIAIIDLFHDYSTTDKETDTLSREELKELLEMEFRPILKNPDDPDTADIFMHILDLDHDKKIDFSEFFLMVFKLAQAYYDLTRRQNPQASEQNQKKYAYHTQDEEDDREEDEVEEEKEERIQSSNQAGRNERKGKKTISKSLKGRRGKEHEQTPDSSRHEGSHDTKGANFGHSDSGSHHYQPSTQTNRSRQTQSRQGKSSSEFRSVKNWESSINQDSDSEGHTEDSERQYGSGPGNQGESAHGHARNNSRHSESHGGQRKNHGHSESTHRQSDSGTRRRHGSTQGNSTHTYRQSGSPHRENSSWENTDSFHRHSKSSRRGRQENKQRQSGDGSTHSETGHRKQYSGLRAGTQRGSSTEHTSDNEGHLIDSNTDFTKHHRKSGKTSGKEQRPTQDEVADRSRQPRLHHKKTNKKRQSKSTERDSVSTSTERQGRHHQQSQDTSRHTQTGHGSGNSKHRESSVSQASDSEGQSLDSETQSGSVQERSRSSQRRQRGSSAHGSSEHSASYFYQVAPQEHFDSAHGQSQSSTRGRQGPRHDQAHDSSRHSGSHEGQAADFGHSESGSRHQQSSTRAQGSRPSQARQGQSSSEFRPVSNRGSSISQDSDSEGLTEDSERRYGSGSGNQQGSARGHAGDSARHSESQQRHRTNHGQSQSGHGQSDTGTGRRQGSSHGHSLDTSRLPGSHRAGSPSRGHADSVHGRSRSSTGGSRETQHEQSTDRSGRSGSEHGPLSSGPRTSRHQESSLSEGHSEDSGREFLTTRGDSGSGARNQRGSTHGQSTDRSTQLGSRQGQTGTHRHSDPAHRDSGSRTRERQGSRHEQSGDRARHAGSRQGQQATRGHPDSAHRDSGSSTRERQGSRHEQSGDRARHAGSRQGQQATRGHPDSAHRDSGSSTRERQGSRHEQSGDRARHAGSRQGQQATRGHPNSAHRDSGSSTRERQGSRHEQSGDRARHTGSRQGQQATRGQPDSAHGDSDLSTVDRQGRHHQQSQDSSRHSRTGHGSGNSKHRESSVSQASDSEGQSLDSETQSGSVQKRSRSSQRRQRGSSAHGSSEHSASYFYQVAPQEHFDSAHGQSQSSTRGRQGPRHDQAHDSSRHSGSHEGQAADFGHSESGSRHQQSSTRAQGSRPSQARQGQSSSEFRPVSNRGSSISQDSDSEGLTEDSERQYGSGSGNQQGSARGHAGDSARHSESQQRHRTNHGQSQSGHGQSDTGTGRRQGSSHGHSLDTSRLPGSHRAGSPSRGHADSVHGRSRSSTGGRRETQHEQSTDRSGRSGSEHGPLSSGPRTSRHQESSLSEGHSEDSGREFLTTRVDSGSGARNQRGSTHGQSTDRSTQLGSRQGQTGTHRHSDPAHRDSGSSTRERQGSRHEQSGDRARHAGSRQGQQATRGQPDSAHRDSASSTRERQGSRHEQSGDRTRHTGSRQGQQATHGQPDSAHRDSGSSTRERQGSRHEQSGDRTRHAGSRQGQQATRGQPDSAHRDSASSTRERQGSRHEQSGDRTRHTGSHQGQQATRGQPDSAHGDSDLSTVDRQGRHHQQSQDSSRHSRTGHGSGNSKHQEASVSQASDSEGQSLDSETQSGSVQERSRSSQRRQRGSSAHGSSEHSASYFYQVAPQEHFDSAHGQSQSSTRGRQGPRHDQAHDSSRHSGSHEGQAADFGHSESGSRHQQSSTRAQGSRPSQARQEQSSSEFRPVSNRGSSISQDSDSEGLTEDSERQYGSGSGNQQGSARGHAGDSARHSESQQRHRTNHGQSQSGHGQSDTGTGRRQGSSHGHSLDTSRLPGSHRAGSLSRGHADSVHGRSRSSTGGRRETQHEQSTDRSGRSGSEHGPLSSGPRTSRHQESSLSEGHSEDSGRELSTTRGDSGSGARNQRGSTHGQSTDRSTQLGSRQGQTGTHRHSDPAHRDSGSSTRERQGSRHEQSGDRARHAGSHQAQRATRGHPDSAHRDSGSSTRERQGSRHEQSGDRARHAGSHQAQQATRGHPDSAHRDSGSSTRERQGSRHEQSGDRARHAGSRQGQQATRGQPDSAHRDSGSSTRERQGSRHEQSGDRARHTGSHQGQQATRWQPDSAHGDSDLSTVDRQGRHHQQSQDSSRHSRTGHGSGNSKHRESSVSQASDSEGQSLDSETQSGSVQERSRSSQRRQRGSSAHGSSEHSASYFYQVASQEHFDSAHGQSQSSTRGRQGPRHDQAHDSSRHSGSHEGQAADFGHSESGSRHQQSSTRAQGSRPSQARQGQSSSEFRPVSNRGSSISQDSDSEGLTEDSERRYGSGSGNQQGSARGHAGDSARHSESQQRHRTNHGQSQSGHGQSDPGIGRRQGSGHGHSLDTSRHPGYLQDQRENPGPSDSVFVQSQNGSRSHDSSHVEFKDFCEY, translated from the exons ATGTCTACTCTCCTGGAAAATATCATTGCCATTATTGACCTATTCCATGACTACTCAacaacagataaggaaactgatacACTAAGCAGAGAAGAACTGAAGGAGCTCCTGGAAATGGAGTTTCGGCCAATCCTGAAG AATCCAGATGACCCAGACACTGCTGACATCTTCATGCATATACTTGATTTAGACCATGACAAGAAAATAGACTTCTCAGAGTTTTTTCTGATGGTATTCAAGTTGGCTCAAGCATATTATGATTTGACCAGGAGACAGAACCCCCAAGCATcagagcaaaaccaaaaaaaatatgcataccACACACAAGATGAAGAAGACGACAGAGAGGAAGAcgaagtagaagaagaaaaagaagaaagaattcaaagtTCTAATCaagcaggaagaaatgaaagaaaaggtaaGAAGACAATATCCAAGAGcctaaaaggaagaagaggaaaggaacatGAACAGACACCAGACAGCTCTAGACATGAAGGCTCCCATGACACTAAGGGAGCCAATTTTGGGCACTCTGACTCAGGATCTCACCACTATCAACCATCCACTCAAACAAACAGATCCAGACAAACACAATCGAGACAAGGAAAATCATCATCTGAATTTAGGTCAGTGAAAAACTGGGAATCCAGTATAAATCAGGACAGTGACAGCGAAGGACACACGGAAGACTCTGAGAGACAATATGGATCTGGCCCAGGAAACCAAGGAGAATCTGCACATGGCCATGCAAGAAACAACTCTAGACACTCTGAGTCTCATGGAGGGCAGAGAAAAAATCATGGACACTCAGAGTCTACCCATAGACAGTCAGACTCTGGTACAAGAAGAAGACATGGATCAACTCAAGGAAactctacacacacatatagacaaTCAGGGTCTCCTCATAGAGAGAATTCTTCTTGGGAAAATACTGACTCATTTCACAGGCATTCAAAATcaagcagaagaggaagacaaGAAAACAAGCAGAGGCAATCAGGAGATGGATCCACACATTCAGAAACTGGACATAGAAAACAATATTCTGGGTTAAGGGCAGGGACACAAAGGGGATCCAGTACAGAACACACCAGTGACAATGAAGGACATCTGATAGATTCAAACACAGATTTCACAAAACATCACAGAAAGTCTGGAAAAACATCAGGAAAAGAGCAGAGGCCTACACAGGATGAGGTGGCTGACAGATCCAGACAACCTCGGTTACATCacaagaaaaccaacaaaaaaaggCAGTCCAAATCCACAGAACGAGATTCAGTATCTACCAGTACAGAGAGACAAGGTCGCCACCATCAGCAGTCACAGGACACCTCCAGACACACGCAAACTGGACATGGATCCGGTAACAGCAAACACCGGGAATCCAGTGTCAGTCAGGCCAGCGACAGTGAAGGACAATCACTAGACTCAGAGACTCAGTCAGGGTCAGTCCAGGAACGGTCCAGGTCCAGTCAGAGGAGACAACGTGGCAGTAGTGCACACGGCAGTTCTGAGCACTCAGCATCTTATTTCTACCAGGTAGCCCCCCAAGAACACTTTGATTCTGCCCACGGACAGTCCCAATCCAGTACCAGGGGGAGACAAGGACCCCGCCATGACCAGGCCCATGACAGCTCTAGGCACTCAGGCTCCCATGAGGGTCAGGCAGCCGATTTTGGACATTCTGAGTCAGGATCTCGCCACCAGCAATCGTCCACTCGGGCACAGGGCTCCAGGCCATCGCAGGCCAGGCAGGGACAATCGTCATCTGAATTCAGGCCAGTCAGCAACCGGGGGTCCAGCATTAGTCAGGACAGTGACAGTGAAGGACTCACAGAAGACTCCGAGAGACGGTATGGATCTGGCTCAGGAAACCAACAGGGATCTGCCCGTGGCCATGCAGGAGACAGCGCTAGACACTCTGAGTCTCAACAGAGGCACAGAACCAATCATGGACAGTCTCAGTCTGGTCACGGACAGTCAGACACTGGTACTGGGAGAAGACAGGGATCTAGTCATGGGCACTCTCTAGATACCTCTAGACTTCCAGGGTCCCATCGTGCAGGGTCACCCTCCCGGGGACATGCTGACTCCGTCCATGGCCGGTCAAGATCGAGCACAGGAGGAAGTCGAGAAACCCAGCATGAGCAGTCAACAGACAGATCCGGACGCTCAGGCTCTGAACACGGACCATTGTCCTCTGGACCCAGGACAAGCAGACATCAGGAATCCAGCCTGAGTGAAGGACATTCAGAAGATTCAGGTAGAGAATTCTTAACGACCCGTGGAGATTCTGGGTCCGGGGCAAGAAACCAACGTGGGTCTACCCATGGTCAGTCAACTGACAGATCCACACAGTTGGGGTCACGTCAAGGGCAGACAGGCACTCACAGGCACTCTGACCCTGCCCACCGAGACTCGGGATCCAGGACTAGGGAAAGACAAGGAAGCCGCCACGAGCAGTCAGGAGACAGAGCCAGACACGCAGGGTCACGTCAAGGACAGCAGGCCACCCGTGGGCATCCTGACTCTGCCCACCGAGACTCGGGATCCAGCACTAGGGAAAGACAAGGAAGCCGCCACGAGCAGTCAGGAGACAGAGCCAGACACGCAGGGTCACGTCAAGGACAGCAGGCCACCCGTGGGCATCCTGACTCTGCCCACCGAGACTCGGGATCCAGCACTAGGGAAAGACAAGGAAGCCGCCACGAGCAGTCAGGAGACAGAGCCAGACACGCAGGGTCACGTCAAGGACAGCAGGCCACCCGTGGGCATCCTAACTCTGCCCACCGAGACTCGGGATCCAGCACTAGGGAAAGACAAGGAAGCCGCCACGAGCAGTCAGGAGACAGAGCCAGACACACAGGGTCACGCCAAGGACAGCAGGCCACCCGTGGGCAGC CTGACTCTGCCCATGGAGACTCAGATCTCAGCACCGTAGACAGACAAGGGCGCCACCATCAGCAGTCACAGGACAGCTCCAGACACTCGCGAACTGGACATGGATCTGGTAATAGCAAACACCGGGAATCCAGTGTCAGTCAGGCCAGCGACAGTGAAGGACAATCACTAGACTCAGAGACTCAGTCAGGGTCAGTCCAGAAACGGTCCAGGTCCAGTCAGAGGAGACAACGTGGCAGTAGTGCACACGGCAGTTCTGAGCACTCAGCATCTTATTTCTACCAGGTAGCCCCCCAAGAACACTTTGATTCTGCCCATGGACAGTCCCAATCCAGTACCAGGGGGAGACAAGGACCCCGCCATGACCAGGCCCATGACAGCTCTAGGCACTCAGGCTCCCATGAGGGTCAGGCAGCCGATTTTGGACATTCTGAGTCAGGGTCTCGCCACCAGCAATCGTCCACTCGGGCACAGGGCTCCAGGCCATCGCAGGCCAGGCAGGGACAATCGTCATCTGAATTCAGGCCAGTCAGCAACCGGGGGTCCAGCATTAGTCAGGACAGTGACAGTGAAGGACTCACAGAAGACTCCGAGAGACAGTATGGATCTGGCTCAGGAAACCAACAGGGATCTGCCCGTGGCCATGCAGGAGACAGCGCTAGACACTCTGAGTCTCAACAGAGGCACAGAACCAATCATGGACAGTCTCAGTCTGGTCACGGACAGTCAGACACTGGTACTGGGAGAAGACAGGGATCTAGTCATGGGCACTCTCTAGATACCTCTAGACTTCCAGGGTCCCATCGTGCAGGGTCACCCTCCCGGGGACACGCTGACTCCGTCCATGGCCGGTCAAGATCGAGCACAGGAGGAAGACGAGAAACCCAGCATGAGCAGTCAACAGACAGATCCGGACGCTCAGGCTCTGAACACGGACCATTGTCCTCTGGACCCAGGACAAGCAGACATCAGGAATCCAGCCTGAGTGAAGGACATTCAGAAGATTCAG GTAGAGAATTCTTAACGACCCGTGTAGATTCTGGGTCCGGGGCAAGAAACCAACGTGGGTCTACCCATGGTCAGTCAACTGACAGATCCACACAGTTGGGGTCACGTCAAGGGCAGACAGGCACTCACAGGCACTCTGACCCTGCCCACCGAGACTCGGGATCCAGCACTAGGGAAAGACAAGGAAGCCGCCACGAGCAGTCAGGAGACAGAGCCAGACACGCAGGGTCACGTCAAGGACAGCAGGCCACCCGTGGGCAGCCTGACTCTGCCCACCGAGACTCGGCATCCAGCACTAGGGAAAGACAAGGAAGCCGCCACGAGCAGTCAGGAGACAGAACAAGACACACAGGGTCACGCCAAGGACAGCAGGCCACCCATGGGCAGCCTGACTCTGCCCACCGAGACTCGGGATCCAGCACTAGGGAAAGACAAGGAAGCCGCCACGAGCAGTCAGGAGACAGAACAAGACACGCAGGGTCACGCCAAGGACAGCAGGCCACCCGTGGGCAGCCTGACTCTGCCCACCGAGACTCGGCATCCAGCACTAGGGAAAGACAAGGAAGCCGCCACGAGCAGTCAGGAGACAGAACAAGACACACAGGGTCACATCAAGGACAGCAGGCCACCCGTGGGCAGCCTGACTCTGCCCATGGAGACTCAGATCTCAGCACCGTAGACAGACAAGGGCGCCACCATCAGCAGTCACAGGACAGCTCCAGACACTCGCGAACTGGACATGGATCTGGTAACAGCAAACACCAGGAAGCCAGTGTCAGTCAGGCCAGCGACAGTGAAGGACAATCACTAGACTCAGAGACTCAGTCAGGGTCAGTCCAGGAACGGTCCAGGTCCAGTCAGAGGAGACAACGTGGCAGTAGTGCACACGGCAGTTCTGAGCACTCAGCATCTTATTTCTACCAGGTAGCCCCCCAAGAACACTTTGATTCTGCCCATGGACAGTCCCAATCCAGTACCAGGGGGAGACAAGGACCCCGCCATGACCAGGCCCATGACAGCTCTAGGCACTCAGGCTCCCATGAGGGTCAGGCAGCCGATTTTGGACATTCTGAGTCAGGATCTCGCCACCAGCAATCGTCCACTCGGGCACAGGGCTCCAGGCCATCGCAGGCCAGGCAGGAACAATCGTCATCTGAATTCAGGCCAGTCAGCAACCGGGGGTCCAGCATTAGTCAGGACAGTGACAGTGAAGGACTCACAGAAGACTCCGAGAGACAGTATGGATCTGGCTCAGGAAACCAACAGGGATCTGCCCGTGGCCATGCAGGAGACAGCGCTAGACACTCTGAGTCTCAACAGAGGCACAGAACCAATCATGGACAGTCTCAGTCTGGTCACGGACAGTCAGACACTGGTACTGGGAGAAGACAGGGATCTAGTCATGGGCACTCTCTAGATACCTCTAGACTTCCAGGGTCCCATCGTGCAGGGTCACTCTCCCGGGGACACGCTGACTCCGTCCATGGCCGGTCAAGATCGAGCACAGGAGGAAGACGAGAAACCCAGCATGAGCAGTCAACAGACAGATCCGGACGCTCAGGCTCTGAACACGGACCATTGTCCTCTGGACCCAGGACAAGCAGACATCAGGAATCCAGCCTGAGTGAAGGACATTCAGAAGATTCAGGTAGAGAATTATCAACGACCCGTGGAGATTCTGGGTCCGGGGCAAGAAACCAACGTGGGTCTACCCATGGTCAGTCAACTGACAGATCCACACAGTTGGGGTCACGTCAAGGGCAGACAGGCACTCACAGGCACTCTGACCCTGCCCACCGAGACTCGGGATCCAGCACTAGGGAAAGACAAGGAAGCCGCCACGAGCAGTCAGGAGACAGAGCCAGACACGCAGGGTCACATCAAGCACAGCGGGCCACCCGTGGGCATCCTGACTCTGCCCACCGAGACTCGGGATCCAGCACTAGGGAAAGACAAGGAAGCCGCCACGAGCAGTCAGGAGACAGAGCCAGACACGCAGGGTCACATCAAGCACAGCAGGCCACCCGTGGGCATCCTGACTCTGCCCACCGAGACTCGGGATCCAGCACTAGGGAAAGACAAGGAAGCCGCCACGAGCAGTCAGGAGACAGAGCCAGACACGCAGGGTCACGCCAAGGACAGCAGGCCACCCGTGGGCAGCCTGACTCTGCCCACCGAGACTCGGGATCCAGCACTAGGGAAAGACAAGGAAGCCGCCACGAGCAGTCAGGAGATAGAGCCAGACACACAGGGTCACATCAAGGACAGCAGGCCACCCGTTGGCAGCCTGACTCTGCCCATGGAGACTCAGATCTCAGCACCGTAGACAGACAAGGGCGCCACCATCAGCAGTCACAGGACAGCTCCAGACACTCGCGAACTGGACATGGATCTGGTAACAGCAAACACCGGGAATCCAGTGTCAGTCAGGCCAGCGACAGTGAAGGACAATCACTAGACTCAGAGACTCAGTCAGGGTCAGTCCAGGAACGGTCCAGGTCCAGTCAGAGGAGACAACGTGGCAGTAGTGCACACGGCAGTTCTGAGCACTCAGCATCTTATTTCTACCAGGTAGCCTCCCAAGAACACTTTGATTCTGCCCACGGACAGTCCCAATCCAGTACCAGGGGGAGACAAGGACCCCGCCATGACCAGGCCCATGACAGCTCTAGGCACTCAGGCTCCCATGAGGGTCAGGCAGCCGATTTTGGACATTCTGAGTCAGGATCTCGCCACCAGCAATCGTCCACTCGGGCACAGGGCTCCAGGCCATCGCAGGCCAGGCAGGGACAATCGTCATCTGAATTCAGGCCAGTCAGCAACCGGGGGTCCAGCATTAGTCAGGACAGTGACAGTGAAGGACTCACAGAAGACTCCGAGAGACGGTATGGATCTGGCTCAGGAAACCAACAGGGATCTGCCCGTGGCCATGCAGGAGACAGCGCTAGACACTCTGAGTCTCAACAGAGGCACAGAACCAATCATGGACAGTCTCAGTCTGGTCACGGACAGTCAGACCCTGGTATTGGGAGAAGACAGGGATCTGGTCATGGGCACTCTCTAGATACCTCTAGACATCCAGGGTATCTTCAGGATCAGAGAGAAAATCCTGGGCCGTCTGATTCAGTGTTTGTTCAGTCTCAGAATGGTAGTAGAAGTCATGATTCCAGCCATGTGGAATTCAAGGACTTCTGTGAATATTGA